Proteins encoded together in one Streptomyces asoensis window:
- a CDS encoding SAM-dependent methyltransferase, giving the protein MDESVFRPAEWQGAARTPLDADTAFNGFISTHVVFALEQLGLFAWFDETDRLDVPQYCWRRKLDERVFRQLVSAAEAFGYLDIDDDRVTPTPAWGELRRKIGFFTWGVGGYHNVFANAASIARGERAFGEDVLRDEAMVALGSAQADMALMRNLLDEQIAELDFSVIADLGSGISERVSRLVKSRPGARGLGLDISASATALAAGTVERHGLTDRVRPICADVLDILFHGRRIEGADQVDVAMSFMFLHDLLVDPTTRTDVIPALRKAFPRAHTFLLADTTVRPRDEKDTLPVFSSGFELAHALMGVPIYTREEYENLFHEGGLHLRRTVPFGAPHTYLFVLEAQ; this is encoded by the coding sequence TTGGATGAAAGCGTTTTCCGTCCCGCCGAATGGCAGGGCGCCGCGCGCACCCCGCTCGATGCCGACACCGCGTTCAACGGATTCATCTCCACGCATGTCGTTTTCGCCCTGGAGCAATTGGGGCTGTTCGCCTGGTTCGACGAGACCGACCGGCTCGATGTACCCCAGTACTGTTGGCGCCGGAAGCTGGACGAAAGGGTTTTCCGCCAGTTGGTGTCCGCGGCGGAGGCCTTCGGATACCTCGACATCGACGACGACCGGGTGACACCCACGCCGGCCTGGGGTGAACTCCGCCGGAAAATAGGGTTCTTCACCTGGGGCGTGGGCGGATACCACAATGTCTTCGCCAACGCCGCGTCCATCGCGCGAGGGGAACGCGCTTTCGGCGAGGACGTGTTGCGGGACGAGGCCATGGTGGCGCTCGGTTCGGCCCAGGCCGACATGGCGCTGATGCGGAATCTGCTCGACGAACAGATCGCCGAGCTCGACTTCTCCGTCATCGCCGACCTCGGCAGCGGGATCAGTGAGCGCGTGTCCCGCCTCGTCAAGTCCCGTCCCGGCGCCCGCGGACTGGGCCTGGACATCAGCGCCTCGGCCACCGCACTCGCGGCCGGGACCGTCGAGCGCCACGGGCTGACCGACCGGGTCCGGCCGATCTGCGCCGACGTCCTCGACATCCTCTTCCACGGCCGCCGCATCGAGGGCGCCGACCAGGTGGACGTCGCGATGAGCTTCATGTTCCTGCACGACCTGCTCGTCGACCCCACCACCCGCACGGACGTCATCCCGGCGCTGCGCAAGGCGTTCCCGCGCGCGCACACCTTCCTGCTCGCCGACACCACCGTCCGGCCGCGCGACGAGAAGGACACGCTGCCCGTCTTCTCCAGCGGCTTCGAGCTCGCCCACGCGCTGATGGGCGTCCCGATCTACACGCGCGAGGAGTACGAGAACCTCTTCCACGAGGGCGGTCTCCACCTGCGCCGCACGGTCCCCTTCGGCGCCCCGCACACCTACCTGTTCGTCCTGGAGGCCCAGTGA
- a CDS encoding acyl carrier protein, producing the protein MEDQVRAAWVEVLGHDDFDDDTPFLEAGGHSLKATQVLMRLRRRYGVRLPNRLFFDHPTVRELAVAVERIAATSPRL; encoded by the coding sequence ATGGAGGATCAGGTCAGAGCCGCATGGGTCGAGGTGCTCGGGCATGACGACTTCGACGACGACACCCCCTTTCTCGAGGCGGGCGGCCACTCCCTGAAGGCCACACAGGTACTGATGCGGCTGCGTCGGCGGTACGGCGTCCGGCTGCCCAACCGGCTGTTCTTCGACCACCCCACCGTGCGCGAACTGGCGGTGGCGGTGGAACGGATCGCCGCCACCTCGCCCCGCCTGTAA
- a CDS encoding ketopantoate reductase family protein — translation MRHAILGAGGVGLALGAALARAGHEVVLVMRESSRTRYRGVIDVHSALHGDLSAEARAVERLDEPVDVLWVTVKAPALPAALARVAPRLTPDSVVPLLNGLDHPRALRERFGARQLVGAILIEAERTAPGRVTWNSLYADISLATTAAGTGTDARTVAGSGEATEARDGERRLARLAGLLAGAGLGCTPRRDPASVLWHKLVLLLPLALATTAADGPLGIVRRRPELAALLRDAAREACAVAAADTVVVDDRNLLHTLDTLPGRTDTSLHRDVTAGVRPTELAALTEPVLRRARDHSVSVPALAELARRAAEQERRVEPPAPHRSIHRKGETS, via the coding sequence TTGAGGCATGCGATTCTGGGTGCCGGGGGAGTCGGTCTCGCCCTCGGAGCGGCGCTGGCCCGCGCGGGCCACGAGGTCGTGCTGGTGATGCGGGAGTCCTCACGGACCCGCTACCGCGGCGTGATCGACGTCCACAGCGCACTGCACGGCGACCTCTCCGCCGAGGCACGGGCGGTGGAGCGGCTCGACGAGCCGGTCGACGTCCTGTGGGTCACGGTGAAGGCACCCGCGCTGCCCGCCGCCCTGGCCCGGGTCGCCCCGCGACTGACCCCGGACTCGGTCGTCCCCCTGCTCAACGGGCTCGACCATCCGCGGGCGCTGCGGGAAAGGTTCGGGGCCCGCCAGCTCGTCGGTGCGATCCTCATCGAGGCGGAACGCACCGCGCCCGGCCGGGTCACCTGGAACTCCCTGTACGCCGACATCAGCCTCGCGACCACAGCGGCGGGCACGGGCACGGACGCCCGGACCGTCGCGGGTTCCGGAGAGGCAACCGAGGCAAGGGACGGTGAACGGCGGCTTGCCCGGCTTGCCGGGCTTCTCGCCGGCGCCGGCCTCGGCTGCACCCCGCGGCGGGATCCGGCGAGCGTCCTGTGGCACAAGCTGGTCCTCCTGCTGCCGCTGGCGCTGGCCACCACCGCGGCCGACGGCCCCCTCGGCATCGTCCGCCGACGTCCCGAACTGGCCGCCCTGCTGCGCGACGCCGCCCGGGAGGCCTGCGCCGTCGCCGCGGCGGACACCGTCGTCGTCGACGACCGGAACCTGCTGCACACCCTGGACACCCTGCCCGGCCGGACCGACACCTCCCTGCACCGGGACGTCACCGCCGGGGTCAGGCCGACCGAACTCGCCGCGCTCACCGAACCGGTGCTGCGCCGCGCCCGTGACCACAGCGTGTCCGTACCCGCGCTGGCCGAACTGGCGCGCAGGGCCGCCGAACAGGAGCGGCGGGTGGAGCCTCCCGCACCGCACCGATCCATCCATCGCAAGGGAGAAACGTCATGA
- a CDS encoding acyl carrier protein, translated as MTAGSGETRDDTLEAILKEILVEDLFLDVPTERIGDDDGLQDVLGLDSLGFVELRAQCEQRFGVAITDAEFTPLHFHSVRTVADLVRTLRTGASGEHLAVPQ; from the coding sequence ATGACAGCCGGTTCGGGCGAGACACGGGACGACACCCTCGAAGCGATCCTCAAGGAGATCCTCGTCGAGGACCTCTTCCTGGACGTGCCCACCGAACGCATCGGGGACGACGACGGCCTCCAGGACGTGCTGGGACTGGACTCCCTCGGCTTCGTGGAGCTGCGCGCCCAGTGCGAGCAGCGCTTCGGCGTCGCCATCACGGACGCCGAGTTCACCCCGCTGCACTTCCACTCGGTGCGCACGGTCGCCGATCTCGTGCGCACCCTGCGTACGGGCGCCTCCGGCGAGCACCTGGCGGTCCCGCAGTGA
- a CDS encoding non-ribosomal peptide synthetase translates to MRERASSEQLDVWLACQREPESDRYNVTVDLEFTPAVDVPALRAALADVLAAHPALRCAFVTEGGELWRTAEADPPMAFVTDRLPGHYDRAQALARAVVAGRAPFDLATAPLLRATLVAGEGGGLLAVTMHHIVSDGWSSRILAEDLVAAYRTRTSSDPAPATSSGAGTADGLGTGTRAGRRDIDATGDSGAAADADTDPDADAEAEAYWTSVLRDAPASLAPPHDLVPQDGFPGPSGRVEVPLPAELHAGVQALAAAERGSPAVVLLAAWSVLLHAWAGEPEGTFGMVFAGRRYADAERVDLFSRALPMRDRTSPDDRFVEVAGRLREQMLDAMEHAHLPVRRLRAIRSEQADGPGVERTVFMYTPAYEDEWRAGEVTVRRFDHPDETTKYEFSVNVLEGSSGTRLCVYYDTARYLPATAQLFAEELRELLARAVAAPDSTCGDLLAACDPGLSEVAAHGAPVASPAPGIPELVLRHAAARPDAVAVRHGERTLGYGELAARAGEVAGWLRDRGVGPGDTVALLLAPGLETPVFWLASALAGAAYLPLDPAYPRAQLQLIVDDARPAVLVADPDCGQALDVPEGTAVPVGEALARARGRSAPEIAYDDTATLCVLYTSGTTGRPKGVVLPHRGLARLFVRPDFLPLDETDVVAQLCPLNFDGASYEIWGALTHGAQLVVLDKHLVLSPREMRTVVRQRGVTTLLVTTPLLNRIIEDAPDLLQSLRRVYFGGELISVRHMRRALRWSRPGVLLHSYGPTENSFTSTWFPITDLAPDARTVPIGRPVPGTEVRVVQEGGTRPVPRGVPGELLLGGAGLADGYLNAPGMTADRFVTDGTTRLYRTGDRVRWRPDGLLEFIGRNDNQVKIRSQRVELGEVEAVLDAHPAVESVFVTTRVNRRDEKEIVAYAVAAPGTDADELVRHARMRLPAFAVPSHLLLVGELPLTPTGKIDRRRLPDPEGTPPAARPDPAAVAAPARAPQPPSAASAPSDVSVPSVTEGVRAAWRAVLEHDGFGPDRNFFDAGGHSLLLVALREHLRLTTGADVPVIDLLRHVTVRDQARLIATAHRPADGTAAPAGVVPRKPLDRTPPVAAGTAPVPAPGPRIVALSAATAEALAVARERLAAHLEANPHLALADVAHTLATGRRHFGHRCAVVASDPAEAVRALRAPHTTTPAAPGSPPAVVFAFADAPPDGADRDTGPLTRQLRSTARFAERGVTPAAVYGVGTGRFAAAVVSGALTAEEGERLAADGAAARVPVPRRPTLLWSTALGPLLPDGPAPQEQHLSAEAEPAKLLRAAGDRLGEVAVLGISAADPDERALLAAVAGLWCQGAEVRLTPPGPARRLRLPGHPLSWALPSPSAYPLPAQS, encoded by the coding sequence GTGAGAGAACGGGCCTCCTCCGAGCAGTTGGACGTCTGGCTCGCCTGCCAGCGCGAACCGGAGTCCGACCGCTACAACGTCACCGTCGACCTGGAGTTCACCCCGGCCGTCGACGTACCGGCGCTGCGTGCCGCGCTGGCCGACGTGCTGGCCGCCCATCCGGCGCTGCGCTGTGCCTTCGTCACCGAGGGCGGCGAGCTGTGGCGCACCGCCGAGGCCGACCCGCCGATGGCGTTCGTCACCGACCGGCTTCCCGGCCACTACGACCGCGCGCAGGCCCTCGCCCGCGCGGTCGTGGCCGGCCGCGCGCCCTTCGACCTGGCCACGGCGCCGCTGCTGCGGGCGACGCTGGTGGCCGGGGAGGGTGGCGGGCTGCTCGCCGTGACCATGCATCACATCGTCTCCGACGGCTGGTCCAGCCGGATCCTCGCCGAGGACCTGGTGGCGGCGTACCGCACCCGGACGTCGAGCGACCCGGCCCCGGCCACATCGTCCGGTGCCGGCACCGCTGACGGCCTCGGCACCGGCACCCGTGCCGGCCGCCGCGACATCGATGCCACCGGGGATTCCGGTGCCGCCGCGGACGCGGACACCGATCCGGACGCGGACGCCGAGGCCGAGGCGTACTGGACCTCCGTCCTGCGCGACGCTCCCGCCTCGCTCGCGCCCCCGCACGACCTGGTGCCGCAGGACGGCTTCCCCGGTCCCTCCGGCCGCGTCGAGGTGCCTCTGCCCGCCGAGCTGCACGCGGGGGTCCAGGCGCTGGCCGCCGCCGAACGCGGCTCCCCCGCCGTCGTCCTGCTCGCCGCCTGGTCCGTGCTGCTGCACGCGTGGGCCGGGGAGCCGGAGGGCACCTTCGGCATGGTCTTCGCCGGCCGCCGGTACGCCGACGCCGAGCGCGTCGACCTGTTCAGCCGTGCGCTGCCGATGCGCGACCGGACCTCCCCCGACGACCGCTTCGTGGAGGTGGCGGGCCGCCTGCGCGAGCAGATGCTCGACGCCATGGAACACGCCCACCTGCCCGTGCGGCGGCTGCGGGCGATCCGCAGCGAGCAGGCGGACGGGCCGGGCGTCGAGCGGACGGTCTTCATGTACACCCCCGCCTACGAGGACGAGTGGCGGGCCGGCGAGGTGACCGTCCGCCGCTTCGACCACCCCGACGAGACGACGAAGTACGAGTTCTCGGTCAACGTGCTGGAGGGCTCCTCCGGTACCCGGCTGTGCGTCTACTACGACACCGCCCGCTACCTGCCCGCCACCGCGCAGCTGTTCGCCGAGGAGCTGCGCGAGTTGCTGGCCCGCGCCGTGGCCGCCCCCGACAGCACCTGCGGGGACCTCCTCGCGGCCTGCGACCCGGGCCTGTCGGAGGTCGCCGCGCACGGCGCGCCCGTCGCGTCGCCGGCTCCGGGCATCCCGGAGCTGGTCCTGCGGCACGCCGCCGCCCGCCCGGACGCCGTCGCCGTACGCCATGGCGAGCGCACCCTCGGCTACGGCGAACTGGCCGCCCGCGCGGGCGAGGTGGCCGGATGGCTGCGCGACCGGGGCGTCGGGCCCGGCGACACCGTGGCGCTGCTGCTCGCCCCCGGCCTCGAGACGCCGGTGTTCTGGCTGGCGTCCGCCCTGGCCGGCGCCGCCTATCTCCCCCTGGACCCCGCCTATCCGCGGGCCCAGCTCCAGCTGATCGTGGACGACGCCCGTCCCGCGGTCCTCGTCGCCGACCCGGACTGCGGACAGGCCCTCGACGTGCCGGAGGGCACCGCCGTACCGGTGGGCGAGGCGCTCGCGCGGGCCCGCGGCCGGTCCGCGCCCGAGATCGCGTACGACGACACCGCGACCCTCTGCGTCCTCTACACCTCCGGCACCACCGGCCGGCCCAAGGGGGTCGTCCTGCCGCACCGCGGGCTGGCCCGGCTCTTCGTCCGGCCCGATTTCCTCCCGCTGGACGAGACGGACGTCGTCGCGCAGCTGTGCCCGCTCAACTTCGACGGCGCCAGCTACGAGATCTGGGGCGCCCTCACGCACGGCGCGCAGCTGGTCGTCCTCGACAAGCACCTGGTGCTCAGCCCCCGCGAGATGCGCACGGTGGTCCGTCAGCGCGGGGTGACCACACTGCTGGTGACGACACCGCTGCTCAACCGGATCATCGAGGACGCCCCGGACCTGCTCCAGTCGCTGCGGCGGGTGTACTTCGGCGGCGAACTCATCTCCGTACGGCACATGCGCCGTGCGCTGCGCTGGTCCCGGCCGGGCGTGCTGCTGCACAGCTACGGCCCCACCGAGAACTCCTTCACCTCCACCTGGTTCCCGATCACCGACCTCGCGCCGGACGCCAGGACGGTCCCGATCGGCCGACCGGTGCCCGGCACCGAGGTACGGGTGGTGCAGGAGGGCGGCACCCGCCCGGTGCCGCGCGGGGTTCCGGGTGAACTCCTGCTCGGTGGCGCGGGGTTGGCCGACGGCTATCTGAACGCGCCCGGGATGACGGCGGACCGGTTCGTCACCGACGGCACGACGCGCCTCTACCGGACCGGCGACCGGGTGCGCTGGCGCCCGGACGGCCTGCTGGAGTTCATCGGCCGCAACGACAACCAGGTGAAGATCCGCAGCCAGCGCGTCGAACTCGGCGAGGTGGAGGCGGTGCTGGACGCGCATCCGGCCGTCGAGTCGGTCTTCGTCACGACGCGTGTCAACCGGCGCGACGAGAAGGAGATCGTGGCCTACGCGGTGGCCGCGCCCGGCACGGACGCCGACGAGCTCGTCCGGCACGCCCGGATGCGGCTGCCCGCGTTCGCCGTGCCCAGCCATCTTCTGCTGGTCGGAGAGCTGCCGCTCACCCCGACCGGCAAGATCGACCGGCGCCGGCTGCCGGACCCGGAGGGAACGCCCCCGGCCGCTCGGCCCGACCCCGCTGCGGTCGCCGCCCCGGCCCGCGCACCACAACCGCCTTCCGCGGCGTCCGCGCCCTCCGACGTGTCCGTGCCCTCCGTGACGGAAGGGGTGCGGGCGGCCTGGCGGGCGGTGCTCGAGCACGACGGATTCGGGCCCGACCGCAACTTCTTCGACGCCGGCGGCCATTCACTGCTGCTGGTCGCGTTGCGGGAGCATCTGCGGCTGACCACCGGCGCCGACGTACCGGTCATCGACCTGCTGCGCCATGTCACGGTGCGCGACCAGGCCCGCCTGATCGCCACGGCTCACCGGCCCGCGGACGGGACGGCGGCCCCGGCCGGTGTCGTGCCCCGAAAGCCGCTCGACCGCACACCGCCGGTGGCGGCCGGCACGGCGCCGGTGCCGGCTCCCGGGCCGCGGATCGTCGCCCTGTCCGCCGCCACCGCCGAAGCACTCGCCGTCGCCCGCGAACGGCTGGCCGCCCATCTGGAGGCGAACCCGCACCTGGCCCTGGCCGACGTGGCCCACACGCTGGCGACGGGCCGCCGGCACTTCGGCCACCGATGCGCCGTCGTGGCGTCCGACCCGGCCGAGGCGGTACGCGCCCTGCGGGCCCCGCACACCACGACGCCCGCCGCCCCCGGTTCGCCCCCGGCCGTGGTGTTCGCCTTCGCGGACGCCCCGCCGGACGGCGCCGACCGGGACACCGGACCGCTCACCCGCCAACTGCGCTCGACCGCCCGGTTCGCCGAACGGGGCGTGACCCCGGCGGCGGTGTACGGCGTGGGGACGGGACGGTTCGCGGCCGCGGTGGTGAGCGGCGCGCTCACGGCCGAGGAGGGCGAACGGCTGGCGGCCGACGGAGCCGCCGCGCGGGTCCCCGTCCCCCGCCGCCCCACCCTGCTGTGGTCCACCGCACTGGGTCCGCTGCTCCCCGACGGACCGGCCCCGCAGGAACAGCATCTGTCGGCCGAGGCCGAGCCCGCCAAGCTGCTCCGGGCGGCCGGTGACCGGCTCGGCGAGGTGGCCGTCCTCGGCATCTCGGCCGCGGACCCCGACGAACGGGCCCTGCTGGCGGCCGTCGCCGGCCTGTGGTGCCAAGGCGCCGAGGTCCGGCTGACACCGCCGGGCCCGGCCCGCCGGCTGCGGCTGCCCGGCCACCCCCTGTCCTGGGCGCTCCCGTCGCCCTCCGCGTACCCGCTCCCCGCACAGTCCTGA
- a CDS encoding zinc-binding dehydrogenase → MPHVRGEAAVLVEPGRLEVAEVAFREPAEGEVLVRNTVAAICGSDVHRVRAESPFFRDMRDHPYPCPAGYPGHEGVGEVVESRSARFSPGDLVLTVPNHAYMASFARYQTIADRFLLPVTGTGAPTVQLMAQQLGTVVFALNRFWPEPVPEGSTAAVVGVGSAGLLFQQLLKHRGFEKVVAVDLEPGRLAVARSLGADATVHVPGQSAEEVVMEATGGKGADLVVEAAGTDGARAHAMRMVGQHGRLGFFGMPEDYDMRIPYAHLFVRQAQLITAVGGAQLEPGLPSFRTALELIGDGSIKVDDHITHTFDIKNVADAFDLAHTRQDDVVKIALTFG, encoded by the coding sequence ATGCCGCACGTACGTGGCGAAGCCGCCGTTCTCGTCGAACCCGGGCGTCTGGAGGTGGCGGAGGTCGCCTTCCGGGAGCCGGCCGAGGGCGAGGTCCTCGTCCGCAACACCGTGGCCGCCATCTGCGGCAGCGATGTGCACCGGGTGCGCGCCGAGTCCCCCTTCTTCCGGGACATGCGCGACCACCCCTACCCCTGCCCGGCCGGATACCCGGGGCACGAGGGGGTCGGCGAGGTCGTGGAGAGCCGGTCGGCCCGTTTCTCGCCCGGTGACCTGGTGCTCACCGTGCCCAACCACGCCTACATGGCGTCGTTCGCCCGCTACCAGACCATCGCCGACCGGTTCCTGCTGCCGGTGACGGGCACCGGGGCGCCGACCGTCCAGCTGATGGCGCAGCAGCTGGGGACGGTCGTCTTCGCGCTGAATCGGTTCTGGCCGGAGCCGGTGCCGGAGGGGTCCACGGCCGCCGTCGTCGGCGTCGGTTCGGCGGGCCTGCTCTTCCAGCAGCTGCTCAAGCACCGCGGGTTCGAGAAGGTCGTCGCCGTCGACCTGGAGCCGGGACGGCTGGCGGTGGCCCGTTCCCTGGGCGCGGACGCCACCGTGCACGTGCCCGGGCAGAGCGCCGAGGAGGTCGTCATGGAGGCGACCGGCGGCAAGGGCGCCGACCTGGTCGTCGAAGCGGCCGGCACCGACGGGGCGCGCGCGCACGCCATGCGGATGGTCGGCCAGCACGGCCGGCTGGGCTTCTTCGGCATGCCCGAGGACTACGACATGCGCATCCCGTACGCCCATCTCTTCGTCCGCCAGGCGCAGTTGATCACCGCGGTCGGCGGCGCCCAGCTGGAACCGGGGCTCCCGTCCTTCCGGACCGCCCTGGAACTGATCGGGGACGGCTCGATCAAGGTCGACGACCACATCACCCACACCTTCGACATCAAGAACGTCGCGGACGCCTTCGACCTCGCGCACACCCGGCAGGACGACGTCGTCAAGATCGCGCTCACTTTCGGCTGA
- a CDS encoding polyketide synthase, giving the protein MSELAVHSAPVAVIGVGGRFAEAPDVGAFWNNLVAGRDCFRREPVPVVEDLGEDRLRVHSWGIAPHRDTYDHTLVGVEGLDPQHGILQESLWQAAEDAGVRLSAIADRTAVYAGCARTKHVPRAAFDDVVQVDPTFAGPYFSYLQDLWGESLMLDSACATSTVAVQLACQSLRAHACDYALAGAVAVQEDADGSYLRTPRSIYSTEGIVRPFDRRHNGVVPGDGSGAVLLRRLDDALRDGDPVYAVIRGGAVTNDGRAKPGFVIPGVDGKVRAVRRALEAAGLTGADVDYVETHGVGIPLNDQIEATALIEALGTDGPPVAVGSVKASVGHCDTAAGMAALIKTCLAIDRGFLPATPNTEVPIEEFTGRGERFGILPEGRPWPTNGRPRTAGLMSAGVGGTNAFLVLEEAPAH; this is encoded by the coding sequence ATGTCGGAACTCGCCGTGCACTCGGCCCCGGTCGCCGTCATCGGCGTCGGCGGCCGCTTCGCCGAGGCGCCCGACGTCGGGGCGTTCTGGAACAACCTCGTGGCGGGCCGGGACTGCTTCCGGCGCGAGCCGGTCCCGGTCGTGGAGGACCTGGGCGAGGACCGGCTGCGGGTCCACTCGTGGGGGATCGCCCCGCACCGGGACACCTACGACCACACGCTCGTCGGCGTCGAGGGCCTGGACCCGCAGCACGGCATCCTCCAGGAGTCGCTGTGGCAGGCGGCGGAGGACGCGGGGGTCAGGCTGTCGGCGATCGCCGACCGGACCGCCGTCTACGCCGGCTGCGCCCGCACCAAGCACGTACCGCGGGCCGCCTTCGACGACGTGGTGCAGGTCGACCCGACGTTCGCCGGGCCGTACTTCTCCTACCTCCAGGACCTGTGGGGCGAGTCGCTGATGCTGGACTCGGCGTGCGCCACCTCCACGGTGGCCGTACAGCTCGCCTGCCAGAGCCTGCGGGCGCACGCCTGTGACTACGCGCTGGCCGGGGCGGTGGCCGTCCAGGAGGACGCGGACGGCTCCTATCTGCGGACCCCGCGCAGCATCTACTCCACCGAGGGCATCGTGCGCCCCTTCGACCGCCGTCACAACGGGGTGGTGCCCGGCGACGGCTCCGGGGCCGTCCTGCTGCGCAGACTGGACGACGCCCTGCGCGACGGCGATCCGGTCTACGCCGTCATCCGGGGCGGCGCCGTCACCAACGACGGGCGGGCCAAGCCCGGTTTCGTGATCCCCGGCGTCGACGGCAAGGTCCGCGCGGTGCGCCGGGCACTGGAGGCGGCCGGGCTGACCGGGGCCGACGTCGACTACGTCGAGACGCACGGCGTCGGCATCCCGCTGAACGACCAGATCGAGGCGACCGCGCTGATCGAGGCCCTCGGCACCGACGGGCCCCCGGTGGCGGTCGGCTCGGTGAAGGCCTCGGTCGGCCACTGCGACACCGCCGCCGGCATGGCGGCCCTGATCAAGACCTGTCTCGCGATCGACCGCGGCTTCCTGCCCGCGACCCCGAACACCGAGGTCCCCATCGAGGAGTTCACCGGGCGCGGCGAACGCTTCGGCATCCTTCCCGAAGGCCGTCCCTGGCCCACGAACGGCCGCCCACGCACGGCCGGCCTGATGTCGGCCGGCGTGGGCGGCACCAACGCCTTCCTCGTCCTCGAGGAAGCCCCCGCTCACTGA
- a CDS encoding nuclear transport factor 2 family protein, protein MSVTADLYIEVKNFYARQMRVLDDLDIERFTATFTEDGSVAHPHRGEKVEGREAMRAKMKSMLPMYEGLVTRHWFDHFLIEQTEGDGLRVTYYSLVTQTNTQDEVHFFSSSSVEDQMVREEGELRIRERVIHRDNPKYGRVI, encoded by the coding sequence ATGTCCGTCACCGCCGACCTCTACATCGAGGTCAAGAACTTCTACGCCCGTCAGATGCGCGTCCTGGACGACCTGGACATCGAGCGTTTCACCGCCACCTTCACCGAGGACGGCTCGGTCGCCCACCCCCACCGCGGCGAGAAGGTGGAAGGCCGCGAGGCGATGCGCGCCAAGATGAAGAGCATGCTCCCGATGTACGAGGGGCTCGTCACCCGGCACTGGTTCGACCACTTCCTGATCGAACAGACCGAGGGCGACGGCCTGCGGGTCACCTACTACTCGCTGGTGACCCAGACGAACACGCAGGACGAGGTCCACTTCTTCTCCTCCTCCAGCGTCGAGGACCAGATGGTGCGCGAGGAAGGCGAACTGCGCATCCGGGAGCGGGTCATCCACCGCGACAACCCCAAGTACGGCCGGGTGATCTGA